Proteins found in one Hirundo rustica isolate bHirRus1 chromosome 9, bHirRus1.pri.v3, whole genome shotgun sequence genomic segment:
- the ELOVL1 gene encoding elongation of very long chain fatty acids protein 1 isoform X2, with product MEGIVTMYQDFMKKADPRIADYPLMQSPFLVMGILLGYVYFVLSLGPRLMANRKPLNLKKFMVLYNFFLVGLSLYIVYEFLMAGWLTGYTWRCDPVDFSQDPKALRMVSVAWLFVFSKFIELTDTVIFVLRKKNEQVTFLHLFHHSVLPWSWWWGAKFGPGGMGSFHAMINSMVHVVMYFYYGLSAAGPAFQKYLWWKKHITAIQLAQFVIVSVHISQYYFMPNCQYQFPIFIHLIWIYGTIFFILFSNFWYQSYTKGKRLPRAAQQVAQHNGSSIHENGTVTNGKVKAN from the exons GACTTCATGAAGAAAGCAG ACCCCCGCATCGCTGATTATCCACTGATGCAGTCCCCATTCCTTGTGATGGGCATCCTTCTGGGATATGTCTACTTTGTCCTATCCTTGGGTCCCAGACTAATGGCCAACAGGAAGCCTTTAAACCTGAAGAAATTCATGGTGCTATACAACTTCTTTCTGGTGGGACTCTCCCTTTACATAGTCTATGAG TTCCTGATGGCAGGGTGGCTTACTGGGTACACCTGGCGATGTGACCCTGTGGACTTCTCACAAGACCCCAAGGCCCTCAGG ATGGTCAGTGTTGCTTGGCTCTTTGTTTTCTCCAAGTTCATCGAACTGACAGACACG GTGATCTTTGTCCTGCGGAAGAAGAATGAACAGGTCACattcctgcaccttttccacCACTCTGTTCTGCCTTGGAGCTGGTGGTGGGGAGCCAAGTTTGGTCCGG GGGGAATGGGCTCATTCCATGCCATGATCAATTCCATGGTGCATGTTGTCATGTATTTCTACTACGGGCtctcagcagcaggacctgcctttcagAAGTACCTGTGGTGGAAGAAACACATCACAGCCATCCAGCTG GCACAGTTTGTGATTGTCTCCGTCCACATCTCCCAGTATTACTTCATGCCCAACTGCCAATACCAGTTCCCCATCTTCATTCACCTTATCTGGATATATGGGACCatcttcttcatcctcttctcCAACTTTTGGTACCAGTCTTACACCAAGGGCAAACGGTTGCCCAGGGCGGCTCAACAAGTGGCCCAGCACAACGGCAGCAGCATCCATGAAAATGGCACCGTCACCAATGGCAAGGTCAAAGCCAACTAG